In Ruminococcaceae bacterium BL-6, a genomic segment contains:
- a CDS encoding conserved protein of unknown function (Evidence 4 : Unknown function but conserved in other organisms) yields MFPVWYGGISNGGIGMEWNMAYKTLMLQLYRPSKRKCAWMDRALLRYSRALQMLLTRFEYQVDTLVESGTKISQRKLLTLIDKKTGKDLNEFHVQPFKDSLKIEFASLAASYIEQKRKNPRARYPLAYLDPADYHAAVSRCIKRFEKEETSRGKFESDCSKVIERAGRPRSLYFGRYAVNRDYCLLYDKFKDRFYAKLYLLNSLDGYFSKTVTSSLSLRYVAKGMPAVSNQAGKKRYVIVPLAFGKRQYEDLKKALENPGLLHTARLTKKKGRYYLMVNMQCGPAPVLSTTSTMGVSRSPFGGLNYTVFDRGGKFLKHGRIAEQAAPNQILYSLCNRIVKTAWENRSQVILEANGGKNDRMPLQDGRCLSNGQYAALAGILKYKLPEKRLPPPVEVSANGLFFTCPRCANRTFRNRISSELFACIECGYASEAEWIGSENLAGRLIKYQRDKVPLTVIKQKDSLLFYNRTLGFECTLPQNMTDYQPMYDELSRYLRDLGGAFQNDPKKYAVWKKLCQSPDLRSAVRLILK; encoded by the coding sequence ATGTTTCCCGTATGGTACGGCGGCATATCAAACGGCGGAATCGGAATGGAATGGAACATGGCTTACAAAACACTGATGCTTCAGCTTTACCGGCCCAGCAAGCGCAAATGCGCGTGGATGGACCGCGCCCTTCTGCGGTATTCCCGGGCTTTGCAGATGCTTCTCACCCGTTTCGAGTATCAGGTCGACACGCTGGTGGAGTCCGGAACGAAGATTTCGCAGCGGAAGCTCCTTACCCTGATCGACAAAAAGACGGGAAAAGACCTGAACGAATTTCACGTGCAGCCCTTTAAGGATTCGCTGAAAATCGAATTCGCCTCCCTGGCGGCATCCTATATCGAACAGAAACGGAAGAACCCCCGCGCGCGGTATCCGCTCGCGTATCTCGATCCGGCTGATTACCACGCCGCCGTTTCCCGCTGCATCAAACGCTTTGAAAAGGAAGAAACGAGCCGCGGAAAATTCGAATCCGACTGCTCAAAAGTGATCGAACGGGCGGGCAGGCCGCGCTCGCTGTACTTCGGCCGATATGCCGTGAACCGCGATTACTGCCTGCTCTACGACAAATTCAAGGACCGGTTTTACGCAAAGCTTTACCTGCTGAATTCTTTGGATGGATATTTCAGCAAAACCGTGACCAGCAGCCTGAGCCTTCGGTATGTGGCGAAGGGCATGCCCGCCGTATCCAATCAGGCGGGAAAAAAAAGATACGTGATCGTGCCGCTCGCTTTCGGAAAAAGGCAGTACGAAGACTTGAAGAAAGCCCTCGAAAACCCGGGCCTGCTGCACACCGCGCGCCTGACCAAAAAGAAGGGCCGCTACTATTTGATGGTGAACATGCAGTGCGGGCCGGCCCCGGTCCTTTCCACCACTTCCACGATGGGCGTCTCCAGAAGCCCGTTCGGCGGGCTGAATTACACCGTTTTCGACCGCGGCGGAAAATTCCTGAAGCACGGCAGAATCGCGGAGCAGGCCGCGCCGAATCAGATTTTATATTCCCTTTGCAACAGGATCGTGAAAACGGCATGGGAAAACCGTTCCCAGGTGATTCTGGAAGCAAACGGCGGAAAAAACGACCGGATGCCGCTTCAGGACGGACGCTGCCTTTCCAACGGGCAATATGCGGCGCTCGCAGGCATTTTAAAATACAAGCTGCCCGAAAAGAGGCTCCCGCCGCCCGTCGAGGTAAGCGCCAACGGGCTTTTTTTCACCTGTCCCCGCTGTGCGAACCGGACTTTCCGGAACAGGATTTCAAGCGAGCTTTTCGCATGCATTGAATGCGGCTATGCCTCGGAGGCCGAATGGATCGGCAGCGAAAACCTCGCCGGAAGGCTCATCAAATATCAGCGCGACAAGGTCCCGCTCACCGTTATAAAGCAAAAGGACTCCCTTTTGTTTTATAACAGAACTTTGGGCTTTGAGTGCACCCTGCCGCAGAACATGACGGATTATCAGCCGATGTACGACGAGCTGAGCCGGTATCTCCGGGATTTGGGCGGCGCTTTCCAAAACGACCCTAAAAAATATGCCGTCTGGAAAAAGCTTTGCCAATCGCCCGATCTCCGGTCCGCCGTGCGGCTGATCTTAAAGTAA
- a CDS encoding PPM-type phosphatase domain-containing protein — MAARIDAYGDCVNQSGGKLCGDRIEIVRSEAGVTAILADGRGGGAKAAMLASLAVKMMSAMLARGEPIEEIADMIVESQPAGGNESVDHSAFTILQVIYSGTIFISQMETPDVILLRRGKPAGLKTERKTRQGRIIRSGISNVRDADTIVAVGNGMLRAGAERDLKSGWTLSRISSYMGNAWGPRVTAEKLARLLLAAGDSLSFGKPKDDLSALVFRVHR, encoded by the coding sequence ATGGCCGCCCGAATTGACGCGTACGGAGACTGTGTCAACCAATCCGGCGGGAAGCTGTGCGGGGACCGGATCGAAATCGTGCGGAGCGAAGCGGGCGTCACGGCCATTTTGGCGGACGGCAGGGGCGGCGGCGCCAAGGCGGCCATGCTGGCCTCGCTGGCCGTCAAAATGATGTCGGCCATGCTCGCAAGGGGAGAGCCGATCGAAGAGATCGCCGACATGATCGTGGAATCGCAGCCCGCCGGCGGAAACGAAAGCGTCGATCATTCCGCCTTCACGATCCTGCAGGTCATTTACAGCGGAACGATCTTTATTTCCCAGATGGAAACCCCGGATGTCATCCTTCTTCGCCGGGGAAAGCCGGCCGGGCTGAAAACGGAACGGAAAACCAGGCAGGGCAGGATCATCCGGAGCGGAATTTCAAATGTCCGGGATGCGGATACGATCGTCGCCGTCGGAAACGGCATGCTGCGCGCGGGGGCGGAGCGGGATCTGAAAAGCGGCTGGACCCTCAGCCGGATTTCGTCCTACATGGGGAACGCTTGGGGCCCCCGGGTAACCGCGGAAAAGCTGGCCCGCCTTTTGCTCGCGGCGGGCGATTCCCTTTCCTTCGGGAAGCCGAAGGATGACCTTTCGGCGCTTGTTTTCCGGGTTCACCGATGA